The Cryptomeria japonica chromosome 9, Sugi_1.0, whole genome shotgun sequence DNA segment ATGACAGTCCTTAATGTTCTTTGTATTTCGTATCTGGATACAGATTAGTTGGAAATCGATTGTATCTGGATATATATAGGGTTTATCTTAGTTGGGTACATTTCTAATTTAATTCTTTTGTTTATGAATTTTTGGCTTTAACCTTGTACCCTCGTATCTGTTAAAAAGCTGGAGGTCATTTTCATTCCTTTACGCTATTGTTGTTGTTTGTATTTTTGAGTTTATTGACTGATTCTCACATTGGTAGACATTAATTTAATTTCTAAACTGATTAAGTTACAGAACGGGTTTATGAAATTCCTTGACTGTTTCGTTTAGAATTAATTTCAGAAAAATGGATTGACTGCTGATCTATTTCAACGTGCTATATGACATGTATATTGCATGAGGTGACTTCTGAGTTAGTACCACTTTCAATGTTAGGAAGGCTTAAAAAGACCTGCAATATGGCTCAATTGGAGCAGTCTTAATCAGCTTTATGTGAGAAAACTATCGGTAGATCAGACCTCTAAATGCCTCATAGATTTGAACAGCTTTTCTAATATCAATCCAAAATTTAGCAGAGCTTCATATTGTAACATTATTATCATCCTTATATCTAGCCCATGATGAGATGAAAATATTCTCCGAAGAGCTCTAAAATTTCTGTAATATGTGGAAATAAATTTCATCTATTGCTCTCCTGTCCATGGCGAGATTTGTAGTTTCCACTGTAAGGCAATGACTTCCATAGTGCCTAATGTTTACTGAATTCAGATGCTGCATATGATGATCATGCTTTCCTTAGAGGAAAAAAACTTTGCGATAAATAGCGATGATTCACTAGTTTAGAGTATCAAATGAATTTTTATGAAGTAGTATATAATGGCTTGTGCTTGAAATGAGTCTTTTGCAATTTTGCAGACAGATCTTTTCTGCCGAAGTGTAACGAACAGTGGTTCTTTTTTAGTCCTTGCGATTGGAAGTATCGCGGTGGTTCAGTTGATAACATTGCTACTGAAGCTGGCTATTGGAAGATCACAGGAAGCTACCACACAGTTCACTCTCAGTCAATTTTAACAGGAGTAAGGAACACTCTAAGTTTCTATAAGGGCAGACCTCCACATGGAGAAAAAACTGAATGGATAATGCATGAATACCATATTGatgaaaatgaattcaagacaGGACCTGCTTTACAGGTATTATTCTGACTAATTTACTGGAGAGTCCAGGCTTACAAAGTTCAGAATAATTTCCataaagaaattctagaaaaacCATGACAAAACATAAATATCCATTAACCTTAAATTATTTTTACTAACATTTTTCTATACCTGCATTTATTGACATTAACTTAATAAATAGATACATAGAAATGCATGTTCGCATACCTCTCTCATGCTTTGTCATACATTGACTTAATTACATAGAAATgtgatcatttaaaataaaaatgaacttAATGTATACAGTttcaatcaaatccagaaactgtaTATATTAACTCAATGGATTGTGAAAATATGATAGTTTAGAAAAATCAACTTTTGATGCATAAATGCCATGTTGGTAAAAATGAGTGCAAGGCAGGACCATGTGTTCAGCATCTTTTTTGATCATGTGTTCAGCATCTTTTTTGATTGATAGGGTTCAATTGAATGTTGTTATTGTAATGGATTTTCCCATCATAAGAAAAAGGCTTACAAAGATCTGGTCTAAACAATTATTTTCTTATTCTTAAGATATTTGTCAATCATTGGGCAGGGCTGTTCATGATAAGTAGCAATgtgattcatgaacatcttgcttTTTTAAGTCcaatttttttcaatctttttTTAAAATCTTTGTAGGAATGCATGTTGAGTTGATGATGTTGGTGATATAAATAGGTGAATATCAGTGTTTTTCTATACCTTATAGTTAAACTATATGCTTTTTGAGAATGATAATATTAATCTTATATGTATATTTAAACATGAAAAGTATACATATAGAAGTTCCAAAGTAGCCTTCGGCAGTAATAGAAGTGCTAGTGTTAAATGAATTTAGGTAGAAACATGCGTAAGAAGGATATGGTATGAATTCATTTTGCACTTTCATATGATTTAAAATTGCCTTGGCTATTACTTATTAAAATGTTGGCCACTCTTGTACACTTGAACTTTGGCtgtttttttttgatattttcattGCGAAGCTCATAGCCCAAGCATTTTGAATGTACAATCTTATATGTGGCCGGATTGTTTCGTTCTTTTAACGAAGAGGAAATAAATAATTGACATTATGACATACTTCTCATAAATCCCATTATGTTCATTCTTTCTCATGCCAAAGCAACATAAATTTCTTATGTTATTGGTGACCTTGTTTGAATTCTAAGATTCACTTCTCTGGAAAAATAGGCAATAACATATTTCTACGAAGGCTGTTTTGTTAATATTCCCCAACAAGCTTAAGTTGCCTTGAATTCCTCTATGATTTACTTTGAGTGTTgcacttttaccttctttttcaGATGGTAAACGGGTAAGGAGAAAATAAGGATGGTTTGCTTAGTCCTCTAATAAAGTTTGTATTGTCAAATGAATCACTTACAATAAAAGGTTGTTTTTGTCAATCTCTCACAAACACCAATTGTCAATCTCTTGCTTGAATAACTGGAACTTCGGTCTTTAAAAGGGTCTCAAGGAATAAGAAAATGCTGTATTGTTTATTTTCACATAAGCCAAAGCAACTTTGGATTTCTGAAATGGTGTCAGTTTTTTTATCTCATTTCCCTCTACTAAATGGCAGACAGGAATAGACAGAAATTCATTAATTGATGTCTACCCCTAGTCTTATAATGAGATCACATAATTGAGTCAACTGTTTAATATTgagaatcataatattttttaattactttGAACATGTTAATACTGTTGATATTTATTATCATTATTAGCAATTTGTAAAGCTACTGTTGGTCCTAATTTTCTTCTGTTCTGCAGAGTGCTTTTGTATTATGCCATGTTCTCAGAAGGTACGAACTTCCTGCAAAAAGTGGTGGATTAAAAAATACAGaaattgagaagtttgattcaTCGCCTAAAAGTAGAATTCCTTCCTGTGCTGAAGACAAGTCTGAAGATGGGTCTAAAATTGGTTCGATGCCAAATGGTTTAAGATCAAATTCCGAGTTTGGATGGCTTCcaccatacaacaatgattttcctCAAGCTCCAGCTGATATAAGCTTTACTAGGCCTGAAGCTACATATGGATATTTGACTGGTGAAGAAATGGATGAGTATATTGAACAAACAGAGATCATAGAGGA contains these protein-coding regions:
- the LOC131038876 gene encoding NAC domain-containing protein 71-like; the protein is MDSSVLPGFRFNPSEGELVFEYLKRKNCGIKETLDVIPEVDVYKCEPWELPDRSFLPKCNEQWFFFSPCDWKYRGGSVDNIATEAGYWKITGSYHTVHSQSILTGVRNTLSFYKGRPPHGEKTEWIMHEYHIDENEFKTGPALQSAFVLCHVLRRYELPAKSGGLKNTEIEKFDSSPKSRIPSCAEDKSEDGSKIGSMPNGLRSNSEFGWLPPYNNDFPQAPADISFTRPEATYGYLTGEEMDEYIEQTEIIEEILQACLDSQNSNVDHSFPQDSDADILNGDYIELNDFENCDSSLLFESEFNNGRPGDLGERF